From Peromyscus maniculatus bairdii isolate BWxNUB_F1_BW_parent chromosome 19, HU_Pman_BW_mat_3.1, whole genome shotgun sequence, the proteins below share one genomic window:
- the Mbd1 gene encoding methyl-CpG-binding domain protein 1 isoform X24 → MAEDWQDCPALGPGWKRREAFRKSGASCGRSDIYYQSPTGEKIRSKVELTRYLGPACDLTLFNFRQGILCYPVPKTHPLPAPNKKKKKPSKPAKAKKRQVGPQKSEVRKETPRKGRKAGAGAAAGSGAAAGAAPASLPALGCCENCGIRLSRDCIKRQRLKALCKDCRAQRIAFNREQRMFRRVGCGECTACLVKEDCGACSICRLQLPHDVASELFCKCERRRCLRIVEKSRGCGVCRGCQTQEDCGRCRVCLRPARPGLKRQWRCLQRRCFWDKRDRRKSGSKVAARRHSRAQPLPPRPASQHPEPTELHISDLAPTSPAEFIYYCVDEDELKRLLPSTGPGSEEGAGLPPCRPCRKRPGSPRRRLRLSSPSKAPLAVLTTPPGPARASAKQQAGRGFVLPPPDTDFVFLQEGAASPVQVPGPAAASSEAPLQEAQSWGVAMPQVKQEKTDAPEEWTSGTGFPTSALQPGYPSKALDSDLPPVKQEPPGPAEDREENREDYVSESAPEEEAGGVGTPVITEIFSLGGTRLRDAAAWLPRALFLGKEQKD, encoded by the exons ATGGCTGAGGACTGGCAAGACTGCCCAGCCCTGGGCCCTGGCTGGAAGCGACGTGAGGCCTTTCGAAAGTCAGGGGCCTCTTGTGGACGCTCAGACATCTATTATCAGAG CCCCACAGGAGAGAAGATTCGAAGCAAAGTTGAGCTGACTCGATACCTGGGCCCTGCATGTGACCTCACCCTCTTCAACTTCAGACAAGGCATCTTGTGCTACCCGGTTCCCAAG ACCCATCCCTTGCCTGCCcccaacaagaagaaaaagaagccttCTAAACCAGCCAAGGCTAAGAAACGTCAGGTTGGGCCCCAGAAGAGTGAGGTCAGGAAGGAGACTCCACGGAAGGGCCGTAAGGCTGGCGCTGGCGCTGCTGCTGGCTCTGGCGCTGCCGCGGGCGCAGCTCCAGCCTCGTTACCTGCACTTGG GTGCTGTGAGAATTGTGGGATCCGCCTCTCACGGGATTGTATCAAAAGGCAGAGGTTGAAGGCGTTGTGCAAAGACTGCCGAG CACAGAGAATTGCCTTCAACCGAGAACAGAGAATGTTTAGG AGAGTCGGCTGTGGAGAGTGTACGGCTTGCCTTGTAAAAGAAGACTGTGGGGCTTGCTCCATCTGCCGCCTGCAGCTGCCCCATGACGTGGCCTCGGAGCTCTTCTGCAAGTGTGAGCGAAGACGCTGCCTCCGGATTGTGGAGAAG AGCCGAGGGTGTGGAGTGTGCCGGGGTTGTCAGACCCAAGAGGACTGTGGCCGTTGCCGAGTCTGCCTTCGCCCAGCCCGCCCTGGTCTCAAGCGCCAGTGGAGGTGTTTGCAGCGGCGCTGCTTTTGG GATAAGCGTGACCGTCGAAAGAGTGGCTCGAAGGTGGCTGCCCGACGTCACTCCCGagcccagcccctgcctccacgtcctgcatcccagcacccagagcccACAGAGCTG CACATCAGCGACCTAGCGCCCACATCACCTGCTGAGTTCATCTATTACTGTGTAGACGAGGACGAGCTA AAGCGGCTGCTGCCCAGTACCGGGCCAGGGTCTGAGGAGGGAGCAGGACTGCCTCCATGTCGCCCTTGTCGAAAGAGGCCTGGTTCTCCTCGACGACGACTCCGTCTGAGCTCTCCCTCAAAGGCCCCTTTGGCTGTGCTCACCACCCCACCAGGCCCTGCCCGGGCTTCAGCAAAGCAGCAAGCAGGTAGAGGCTTTGTGCTGCCCCCACCTGACACAGACTTTGTGTTTTTACAAGAGGGTGCCGCCAGTCCTGTGCAGGTGCCTGGCCCTGCCGCAGCTTCATCGGAAGCCCCGTTACAG GAGGCCCAGAGTTGGGGTGTAGCCATGCCCCAGGTGAAGCAGGAGAAGACGGACGCCCCCGAGGAGTGGACATCAGGCACAGGCTTCCCGACCTCTGCACTGCAGCCTGGCTACCCTAGCAAG GCACTAGACTCAGACCTTCCACCCGTGAAACAAGAGCCCCCTGGCCCTGCAGAGgatagagaagaaaacagagaagattATGTCTCTGAATCAGCCccggaggaggaggcaggaggggttGGCACACCAGTG ATCACGGAGATTTTCAGCCTGGGTGGAACCCGTCTCCGGGATGCAGCAGCCTGGTTGCCAAG GGCTCTCTTCTTGGGGAAGGAACAGAAGGACTGA
- the Mbd1 gene encoding methyl-CpG-binding domain protein 1 isoform X3, with the protein MAEDWQDCPALGPGWKRREAFRKSGASCGRSDIYYQSPTGEKIRSKVELTRYLGPACDLTLFNFRQGILCYPVPKTHPLPAPNKKKKKPSKPAKAKKRQVGPQKSEVRKETPRKGRKAGAGAAAGSGAAAGAAPASLPALGCCENCGIRLSRDCIKRQRLKALCKDCRAQRIAFNREQRMFRRVGCGECTACLVKEDCGACSICRLQLPHDVASELFCKCERRRCLRIVEKSRGCGVCRGCQTQEDCGRCRVCLRPARPGLKRQWRCLQRRCFWHFAHRFRGHPQGCHQCPPQVVVSPTDKRDRRKSGSKVAARRHSRAQPLPPRPASQHPEPTELHISDLAPTSPAEFIYYCVDEDELQPYTNHHRQNRKCGACAACLRRMDCGHCDFCCDKPKFGGSNQKRQKCRWRQCLQFAMKRLLPSTGPGSEEGAGLPPCRPCRKRPGSPRRRLRLSSPSKAPLAVLTTPPGPARASAKQQAGRGFVLPPPDTDFVFLQEGAASPVQVPGPAAASSEAPLQEAQSWGVAMPQVKQEKTDAPEEWTSGTGFPTSALQPGYPSKALDSDLPPVKQEPPGPAEDREENREDYVSESAPEEEAGGVGTPVITEIFSLGGTRLRDAAAWLPRSKDLKNPEAKMQ; encoded by the exons ATGGCTGAGGACTGGCAAGACTGCCCAGCCCTGGGCCCTGGCTGGAAGCGACGTGAGGCCTTTCGAAAGTCAGGGGCCTCTTGTGGACGCTCAGACATCTATTATCAGAG CCCCACAGGAGAGAAGATTCGAAGCAAAGTTGAGCTGACTCGATACCTGGGCCCTGCATGTGACCTCACCCTCTTCAACTTCAGACAAGGCATCTTGTGCTACCCGGTTCCCAAG ACCCATCCCTTGCCTGCCcccaacaagaagaaaaagaagccttCTAAACCAGCCAAGGCTAAGAAACGTCAGGTTGGGCCCCAGAAGAGTGAGGTCAGGAAGGAGACTCCACGGAAGGGCCGTAAGGCTGGCGCTGGCGCTGCTGCTGGCTCTGGCGCTGCCGCGGGCGCAGCTCCAGCCTCGTTACCTGCACTTGG GTGCTGTGAGAATTGTGGGATCCGCCTCTCACGGGATTGTATCAAAAGGCAGAGGTTGAAGGCGTTGTGCAAAGACTGCCGAG CACAGAGAATTGCCTTCAACCGAGAACAGAGAATGTTTAGG AGAGTCGGCTGTGGAGAGTGTACGGCTTGCCTTGTAAAAGAAGACTGTGGGGCTTGCTCCATCTGCCGCCTGCAGCTGCCCCATGACGTGGCCTCGGAGCTCTTCTGCAAGTGTGAGCGAAGACGCTGCCTCCGGATTGTGGAGAAG AGCCGAGGGTGTGGAGTGTGCCGGGGTTGTCAGACCCAAGAGGACTGTGGCCGTTGCCGAGTCTGCCTTCGCCCAGCCCGCCCTGGTCTCAAGCGCCAGTGGAGGTGTTTGCAGCGGCGCTGCTTTTGG CACTTTGCCCATCGCTTCCGTGGTCACCCTCAAGGATGTCACCAGTGCCCTCCTCAGGTTGTGGTTTCCCCTACT GATAAGCGTGACCGTCGAAAGAGTGGCTCGAAGGTGGCTGCCCGACGTCACTCCCGagcccagcccctgcctccacgtcctgcatcccagcacccagagcccACAGAGCTG CACATCAGCGACCTAGCGCCCACATCACCTGCTGAGTTCATCTATTACTGTGTAGACGAGGACGAGCTA CAGCCCTACACGAACCACCACCGGCAGAACCGCAAGTGCGGGGCCTGTGCAGCCTGCCTACGGCGGATGGACTGCGGCCATTGCGACTTCTGCTGCGACAAGCCCAAATTCGGGGGCAGCAACCAGAAGCGCCAGAAGTGTCGTTGGCGCCAGTGCCTGCAGTTTgccatg AAGCGGCTGCTGCCCAGTACCGGGCCAGGGTCTGAGGAGGGAGCAGGACTGCCTCCATGTCGCCCTTGTCGAAAGAGGCCTGGTTCTCCTCGACGACGACTCCGTCTGAGCTCTCCCTCAAAGGCCCCTTTGGCTGTGCTCACCACCCCACCAGGCCCTGCCCGGGCTTCAGCAAAGCAGCAAGCAGGTAGAGGCTTTGTGCTGCCCCCACCTGACACAGACTTTGTGTTTTTACAAGAGGGTGCCGCCAGTCCTGTGCAGGTGCCTGGCCCTGCCGCAGCTTCATCGGAAGCCCCGTTACAG GAGGCCCAGAGTTGGGGTGTAGCCATGCCCCAGGTGAAGCAGGAGAAGACGGACGCCCCCGAGGAGTGGACATCAGGCACAGGCTTCCCGACCTCTGCACTGCAGCCTGGCTACCCTAGCAAG GCACTAGACTCAGACCTTCCACCCGTGAAACAAGAGCCCCCTGGCCCTGCAGAGgatagagaagaaaacagagaagattATGTCTCTGAATCAGCCccggaggaggaggcaggaggggttGGCACACCAGTG ATCACGGAGATTTTCAGCCTGGGTGGAACCCGTCTCCGGGATGCAGCAGCCTGGTTGCCAAG GTCCAAGGACCTTAAAAATCCTGAAGCTAAAATGCAGtag
- the Mbd1 gene encoding methyl-CpG-binding domain protein 1 isoform X6: MAEDWQDCPALGPGWKRREAFRKSGASCGRSDIYYQSPTGEKIRSKVELTRYLGPACDLTLFNFRQGILCYPVPKTHPLPAPNKKKKKPSKPAKAKKRQVGPQKSEVRKETPRKGRKAGAGAAAGSGAAAGAAPASLPALGCCENCGIRLSRDCIKRQRLKALCKDCRAQRIAFNREQRMFRRVGCGECTACLVKEDCGACSICRLQLPHDVASELFCKCERRRCLRIVEKSRGCGVCRGCQTQEDCGRCRVCLRPARPGLKRQWRCLQRRCFWHFAHRFRGHPQGCHQCPPQVVVSPTDKRDRRKSGSKVAARRHSRAQPLPPRPASQHPEPTELQPYTNHHRQNRKCGACAACLRRMDCGHCDFCCDKPKFGGSNQKRQKCRWRQCLQFAMKRLLPSTGPGSEEGAGLPPCRPCRKRPGSPRRRLRLSSPSKAPLAVLTTPPGPARASAKQQAGRGFVLPPPDTDFVFLQEGAASPVQVPGPAAASSEAPLQEAQSWGVAMPQVKQEKTDAPEEWTSGTGFPTSALQPGYPSKALDSDLPPVKQEPPGPAEDREENREDYVSESAPEEEAGGVGTPVITEIFSLGGTRLRDAAAWLPRLHKLLAVNENEYFTELQLKEEIL; the protein is encoded by the exons ATGGCTGAGGACTGGCAAGACTGCCCAGCCCTGGGCCCTGGCTGGAAGCGACGTGAGGCCTTTCGAAAGTCAGGGGCCTCTTGTGGACGCTCAGACATCTATTATCAGAG CCCCACAGGAGAGAAGATTCGAAGCAAAGTTGAGCTGACTCGATACCTGGGCCCTGCATGTGACCTCACCCTCTTCAACTTCAGACAAGGCATCTTGTGCTACCCGGTTCCCAAG ACCCATCCCTTGCCTGCCcccaacaagaagaaaaagaagccttCTAAACCAGCCAAGGCTAAGAAACGTCAGGTTGGGCCCCAGAAGAGTGAGGTCAGGAAGGAGACTCCACGGAAGGGCCGTAAGGCTGGCGCTGGCGCTGCTGCTGGCTCTGGCGCTGCCGCGGGCGCAGCTCCAGCCTCGTTACCTGCACTTGG GTGCTGTGAGAATTGTGGGATCCGCCTCTCACGGGATTGTATCAAAAGGCAGAGGTTGAAGGCGTTGTGCAAAGACTGCCGAG CACAGAGAATTGCCTTCAACCGAGAACAGAGAATGTTTAGG AGAGTCGGCTGTGGAGAGTGTACGGCTTGCCTTGTAAAAGAAGACTGTGGGGCTTGCTCCATCTGCCGCCTGCAGCTGCCCCATGACGTGGCCTCGGAGCTCTTCTGCAAGTGTGAGCGAAGACGCTGCCTCCGGATTGTGGAGAAG AGCCGAGGGTGTGGAGTGTGCCGGGGTTGTCAGACCCAAGAGGACTGTGGCCGTTGCCGAGTCTGCCTTCGCCCAGCCCGCCCTGGTCTCAAGCGCCAGTGGAGGTGTTTGCAGCGGCGCTGCTTTTGG CACTTTGCCCATCGCTTCCGTGGTCACCCTCAAGGATGTCACCAGTGCCCTCCTCAGGTTGTGGTTTCCCCTACT GATAAGCGTGACCGTCGAAAGAGTGGCTCGAAGGTGGCTGCCCGACGTCACTCCCGagcccagcccctgcctccacgtcctgcatcccagcacccagagcccACAGAGCTG CAGCCCTACACGAACCACCACCGGCAGAACCGCAAGTGCGGGGCCTGTGCAGCCTGCCTACGGCGGATGGACTGCGGCCATTGCGACTTCTGCTGCGACAAGCCCAAATTCGGGGGCAGCAACCAGAAGCGCCAGAAGTGTCGTTGGCGCCAGTGCCTGCAGTTTgccatg AAGCGGCTGCTGCCCAGTACCGGGCCAGGGTCTGAGGAGGGAGCAGGACTGCCTCCATGTCGCCCTTGTCGAAAGAGGCCTGGTTCTCCTCGACGACGACTCCGTCTGAGCTCTCCCTCAAAGGCCCCTTTGGCTGTGCTCACCACCCCACCAGGCCCTGCCCGGGCTTCAGCAAAGCAGCAAGCAGGTAGAGGCTTTGTGCTGCCCCCACCTGACACAGACTTTGTGTTTTTACAAGAGGGTGCCGCCAGTCCTGTGCAGGTGCCTGGCCCTGCCGCAGCTTCATCGGAAGCCCCGTTACAG GAGGCCCAGAGTTGGGGTGTAGCCATGCCCCAGGTGAAGCAGGAGAAGACGGACGCCCCCGAGGAGTGGACATCAGGCACAGGCTTCCCGACCTCTGCACTGCAGCCTGGCTACCCTAGCAAG GCACTAGACTCAGACCTTCCACCCGTGAAACAAGAGCCCCCTGGCCCTGCAGAGgatagagaagaaaacagagaagattATGTCTCTGAATCAGCCccggaggaggaggcaggaggggttGGCACACCAGTG ATCACGGAGATTTTCAGCCTGGGTGGAACCCGTCTCCGGGATGCAGCAGCCTGGTTGCCAAG gctACATAAACTGTTAGCAGTAAATGAAAATGAGTATTTTACTGAACTGCAGTTGAAAGAAGAAATATTGTAG
- the Mbd1 gene encoding methyl-CpG-binding domain protein 1 isoform X5 translates to MAEDWQDCPALGPGWKRREAFRKSGASCGRSDIYYQSPTGEKIRSKVELTRYLGPACDLTLFNFRQGILCYPVPKTHPLPAPNKKKKKPSKPAKAKKRQVGPQKSEVRKETPRKGRKAGAGAAAGSGAAAGAAPASLPALGCCENCGIRLSRDCIKRQRLKALCKDCRAQRIAFNREQRMFRRVGCGECTACLVKEDCGACSICRLQLPHDVASELFCKCERRRCLRIVEKSRGCGVCRGCQTQEDCGRCRVCLRPARPGLKRQWRCLQRRCFWHFAHRFRGHPQGCHQCPPQVVVSPTDKRDRRKSGSKVAARRHSRAQPLPPRPASQHPEPTELHISDLAPTSPAEFIYYCVDEDELQPYTNHHRQNRKCGACAACLRRMDCGHCDFCCDKPKFGGSNQKRQKCRWRQCLQFAMKRLLPSTGPGSEEGAGLPPCRPCRKRPGSPRRRLRLSSPSKAPLAVLTTPPGPARASAKQQAGRGFVLPPPDTDFVFLQEGAASPVQVPGPAAASSEAPLQEAQSWGVAMPQVKQEKTDAPEEWTSGTGFPTSALQPGYPSKALDSDLPPVKQEPPGPAEDREENREDYVSESAPEEEAGGVGTPVITEIFSLGGTRLRDAAAWLPRALFLGKEQKD, encoded by the exons ATGGCTGAGGACTGGCAAGACTGCCCAGCCCTGGGCCCTGGCTGGAAGCGACGTGAGGCCTTTCGAAAGTCAGGGGCCTCTTGTGGACGCTCAGACATCTATTATCAGAG CCCCACAGGAGAGAAGATTCGAAGCAAAGTTGAGCTGACTCGATACCTGGGCCCTGCATGTGACCTCACCCTCTTCAACTTCAGACAAGGCATCTTGTGCTACCCGGTTCCCAAG ACCCATCCCTTGCCTGCCcccaacaagaagaaaaagaagccttCTAAACCAGCCAAGGCTAAGAAACGTCAGGTTGGGCCCCAGAAGAGTGAGGTCAGGAAGGAGACTCCACGGAAGGGCCGTAAGGCTGGCGCTGGCGCTGCTGCTGGCTCTGGCGCTGCCGCGGGCGCAGCTCCAGCCTCGTTACCTGCACTTGG GTGCTGTGAGAATTGTGGGATCCGCCTCTCACGGGATTGTATCAAAAGGCAGAGGTTGAAGGCGTTGTGCAAAGACTGCCGAG CACAGAGAATTGCCTTCAACCGAGAACAGAGAATGTTTAGG AGAGTCGGCTGTGGAGAGTGTACGGCTTGCCTTGTAAAAGAAGACTGTGGGGCTTGCTCCATCTGCCGCCTGCAGCTGCCCCATGACGTGGCCTCGGAGCTCTTCTGCAAGTGTGAGCGAAGACGCTGCCTCCGGATTGTGGAGAAG AGCCGAGGGTGTGGAGTGTGCCGGGGTTGTCAGACCCAAGAGGACTGTGGCCGTTGCCGAGTCTGCCTTCGCCCAGCCCGCCCTGGTCTCAAGCGCCAGTGGAGGTGTTTGCAGCGGCGCTGCTTTTGG CACTTTGCCCATCGCTTCCGTGGTCACCCTCAAGGATGTCACCAGTGCCCTCCTCAGGTTGTGGTTTCCCCTACT GATAAGCGTGACCGTCGAAAGAGTGGCTCGAAGGTGGCTGCCCGACGTCACTCCCGagcccagcccctgcctccacgtcctgcatcccagcacccagagcccACAGAGCTG CACATCAGCGACCTAGCGCCCACATCACCTGCTGAGTTCATCTATTACTGTGTAGACGAGGACGAGCTA CAGCCCTACACGAACCACCACCGGCAGAACCGCAAGTGCGGGGCCTGTGCAGCCTGCCTACGGCGGATGGACTGCGGCCATTGCGACTTCTGCTGCGACAAGCCCAAATTCGGGGGCAGCAACCAGAAGCGCCAGAAGTGTCGTTGGCGCCAGTGCCTGCAGTTTgccatg AAGCGGCTGCTGCCCAGTACCGGGCCAGGGTCTGAGGAGGGAGCAGGACTGCCTCCATGTCGCCCTTGTCGAAAGAGGCCTGGTTCTCCTCGACGACGACTCCGTCTGAGCTCTCCCTCAAAGGCCCCTTTGGCTGTGCTCACCACCCCACCAGGCCCTGCCCGGGCTTCAGCAAAGCAGCAAGCAGGTAGAGGCTTTGTGCTGCCCCCACCTGACACAGACTTTGTGTTTTTACAAGAGGGTGCCGCCAGTCCTGTGCAGGTGCCTGGCCCTGCCGCAGCTTCATCGGAAGCCCCGTTACAG GAGGCCCAGAGTTGGGGTGTAGCCATGCCCCAGGTGAAGCAGGAGAAGACGGACGCCCCCGAGGAGTGGACATCAGGCACAGGCTTCCCGACCTCTGCACTGCAGCCTGGCTACCCTAGCAAG GCACTAGACTCAGACCTTCCACCCGTGAAACAAGAGCCCCCTGGCCCTGCAGAGgatagagaagaaaacagagaagattATGTCTCTGAATCAGCCccggaggaggaggcaggaggggttGGCACACCAGTG ATCACGGAGATTTTCAGCCTGGGTGGAACCCGTCTCCGGGATGCAGCAGCCTGGTTGCCAAG GGCTCTCTTCTTGGGGAAGGAACAGAAGGACTGA
- the Mbd1 gene encoding methyl-CpG-binding domain protein 1 isoform X1, which produces MAEDWQDCPALGPGWKRREAFRKSGASCGRSDIYYQSPTGEKIRSKVELTRYLGPACDLTLFNFRQGILCYPVPKTHPLPAPNKKKKKPSKPAKAKKRQVGPQKSEVRKETPRKGRKAGAGAAAGSGAAAGAAPASLPALGCCENCGIRLSRDCIKRQRLKALCKDCRAQRIAFNREQRMFRRVGCGECTACLVKEDCGACSICRLQLPHDVASELFCKCERRRCLRIVEKSRGCGVCRGCQTQEDCGRCRVCLRPARPGLKRQWRCLQRRCFWHFAHRFRGHPQGCHQCPPQVVVSPTDKRDRRKSGSKVAARRHSRAQPLPPRPASQHPEPTELHISDLAPTSPAEFIYYCVDEDELQPYTNHHRQNRKCGACAACLRRMDCGHCDFCCDKPKFGGSNQKRQKCRWRQCLQFAMKRLLPSTGPGSEEGAGLPPCRPCRKRPGSPRRRLRLSSPSKAPLAVLTTPPGPARASAKQQAGRGFVLPPPDTDFVFLQEGAASPVQVPGPAAASSEAPLQEAQSWGVAMPQVKQEKTDAPEEWTSGTGFPTSALQPGYPSKALDSDLPPVKQEPPGPAEDREENREDYVSESAPEEEAGGVGTPVITEIFSLGGTRLRDAAAWLPRLHKLLAVNENEYFTELQLKEEIL; this is translated from the exons ATGGCTGAGGACTGGCAAGACTGCCCAGCCCTGGGCCCTGGCTGGAAGCGACGTGAGGCCTTTCGAAAGTCAGGGGCCTCTTGTGGACGCTCAGACATCTATTATCAGAG CCCCACAGGAGAGAAGATTCGAAGCAAAGTTGAGCTGACTCGATACCTGGGCCCTGCATGTGACCTCACCCTCTTCAACTTCAGACAAGGCATCTTGTGCTACCCGGTTCCCAAG ACCCATCCCTTGCCTGCCcccaacaagaagaaaaagaagccttCTAAACCAGCCAAGGCTAAGAAACGTCAGGTTGGGCCCCAGAAGAGTGAGGTCAGGAAGGAGACTCCACGGAAGGGCCGTAAGGCTGGCGCTGGCGCTGCTGCTGGCTCTGGCGCTGCCGCGGGCGCAGCTCCAGCCTCGTTACCTGCACTTGG GTGCTGTGAGAATTGTGGGATCCGCCTCTCACGGGATTGTATCAAAAGGCAGAGGTTGAAGGCGTTGTGCAAAGACTGCCGAG CACAGAGAATTGCCTTCAACCGAGAACAGAGAATGTTTAGG AGAGTCGGCTGTGGAGAGTGTACGGCTTGCCTTGTAAAAGAAGACTGTGGGGCTTGCTCCATCTGCCGCCTGCAGCTGCCCCATGACGTGGCCTCGGAGCTCTTCTGCAAGTGTGAGCGAAGACGCTGCCTCCGGATTGTGGAGAAG AGCCGAGGGTGTGGAGTGTGCCGGGGTTGTCAGACCCAAGAGGACTGTGGCCGTTGCCGAGTCTGCCTTCGCCCAGCCCGCCCTGGTCTCAAGCGCCAGTGGAGGTGTTTGCAGCGGCGCTGCTTTTGG CACTTTGCCCATCGCTTCCGTGGTCACCCTCAAGGATGTCACCAGTGCCCTCCTCAGGTTGTGGTTTCCCCTACT GATAAGCGTGACCGTCGAAAGAGTGGCTCGAAGGTGGCTGCCCGACGTCACTCCCGagcccagcccctgcctccacgtcctgcatcccagcacccagagcccACAGAGCTG CACATCAGCGACCTAGCGCCCACATCACCTGCTGAGTTCATCTATTACTGTGTAGACGAGGACGAGCTA CAGCCCTACACGAACCACCACCGGCAGAACCGCAAGTGCGGGGCCTGTGCAGCCTGCCTACGGCGGATGGACTGCGGCCATTGCGACTTCTGCTGCGACAAGCCCAAATTCGGGGGCAGCAACCAGAAGCGCCAGAAGTGTCGTTGGCGCCAGTGCCTGCAGTTTgccatg AAGCGGCTGCTGCCCAGTACCGGGCCAGGGTCTGAGGAGGGAGCAGGACTGCCTCCATGTCGCCCTTGTCGAAAGAGGCCTGGTTCTCCTCGACGACGACTCCGTCTGAGCTCTCCCTCAAAGGCCCCTTTGGCTGTGCTCACCACCCCACCAGGCCCTGCCCGGGCTTCAGCAAAGCAGCAAGCAGGTAGAGGCTTTGTGCTGCCCCCACCTGACACAGACTTTGTGTTTTTACAAGAGGGTGCCGCCAGTCCTGTGCAGGTGCCTGGCCCTGCCGCAGCTTCATCGGAAGCCCCGTTACAG GAGGCCCAGAGTTGGGGTGTAGCCATGCCCCAGGTGAAGCAGGAGAAGACGGACGCCCCCGAGGAGTGGACATCAGGCACAGGCTTCCCGACCTCTGCACTGCAGCCTGGCTACCCTAGCAAG GCACTAGACTCAGACCTTCCACCCGTGAAACAAGAGCCCCCTGGCCCTGCAGAGgatagagaagaaaacagagaagattATGTCTCTGAATCAGCCccggaggaggaggcaggaggggttGGCACACCAGTG ATCACGGAGATTTTCAGCCTGGGTGGAACCCGTCTCCGGGATGCAGCAGCCTGGTTGCCAAG gctACATAAACTGTTAGCAGTAAATGAAAATGAGTATTTTACTGAACTGCAGTTGAAAGAAGAAATATTGTAG